The Pyrenophora tritici-repentis strain M4 chromosome 2, whole genome shotgun sequence genome window below encodes:
- a CDS encoding Tyrosinase domain containing protein, with the protein MRVCGIPVIALALVGAVQSAAVQPRDELKDLRNQAIKALEAAEAKNTHEKKAGCSLFQAPARQDWNVMSAEERKAYISAVKCMVSSPSKSDPVLVPGARTRYDDFVAQHINQTRSIHGTGNFLTWHRYYVHAYEKALRQECGYTGYQPYWNWFTYQDNLRASPIFDGSETSMGGDGTFVKHNGSTGGGGTIYLPSGEGGGCISSGPFKGLQLNLGPISPTMDGQNKSASELGYNPRCAKRDLTTYASSTWLTIDNLLNITTGAASLNVGTFQDELQGRFPDGFLGLHAAGHFSINGDAGDFYSSPNDPVFFLHHTMLDYAYWLWQAFHPDQAGTVMGTRTRFSPTAEKTTLQDVISMNYLNVDDVTIEDLMDTVSGEPLCYMYY; encoded by the exons ATGCGTGTCTGTGGTATTCCGGTCATTGCCCTGGCCTTGGTGGGTGCAGTTCAGTCTGCGGCGGTGCAGCCTCGCGATGAACTCAAGGATTTGCGAAATCAGGCAATCAAGGCACTTGAAGCGGCGGAAGCGAAAAACACCCATGAGAAGAAAGCTGGTTGCTCGCTCTTCCAAGCACCTGCTCGACAAGACTG GAACGTGATGAGTGCAGAAGAGCGTAAAGCATACATCAGCGCCGTCAAGTGCATGGTCTCTTCGCCTTCTAAATCCGATCCAGTTTTGGTACCGGGTGCTCGAACCCGATATGATGACTTTGTTGCGCAACACATCAACCAGACGAGATCGATCCATGGCACAGGCAACTTCTTGACTTGGCATAGATACTATGTGCATGCCTATGAAAAGGCGCTACGGCAAGAGTGTGGCTACACCGGTTACCAGCCTTATTGGAACTGGTTCACTTATCAAGATAATCTGAGGGCATCTCCGATTTTCGATGGATCCGAGACAAGCATGGGTGGTGACGGTACCTTTGTCAAGCACAACGGAAGTACTGGTGGTGGTGGAACGATATACCTCCCATCGGGCGAGGGCGGTGGCTGTATCTCGAGCGGCCCCTTCAAAGG CCTACAACTCAATCTTGGTCCCATCAGTCCAACGATGGATGGCCAGAACAAATCAGCATCAGAGCTTGGATACAACCCACGCTGCGCGAAGAGAGATCTTACTACCTACGCCTCATCTACCTGGCTCACCATCGACAATCTGTTGAACATTACCACTGGAGCAGCGTCTTTGAACGTCGGCACTTTCCAGGACGAGCTACAAGGGCGTTTCCCCGACGGCTTCCTGGGTCTTCATGCTGCAGGCCACTTTTCCATCAACGGTGACGCAGGAGACTTTTATAGTAGCCCCAACGACCCCGTTTTCTTTCTGCATCATACCATGTTGGACTATGCGTATTGGCTCTGGCAAGCTTTTCACCCCGATCAGGCTGGCACTGTAATGGGCACACGGACCCGTTTTTCACCAACGGCCGAAAAGACCACGCTTCAGGATGTGATTTCGATGAATTACTTGAATGTGGATGATGTGACGATTGAGGATCTTATGGATACTGTGAGCGGCGAGCCGCTCTGTTATATGTACTATTAA